The following are encoded together in the Microcaecilia unicolor chromosome 12, aMicUni1.1, whole genome shotgun sequence genome:
- the ELK4 gene encoding ETS domain-containing protein Elk-4, which translates to MDSAVTLWQFLLQLLKEPQNRHLISWTSNDGEFKLLRAEEVARLWGVRKNKPSMNYDKLSRALRYYYVKNILKKVNGQKFVYKFVSYPDILNMESLGAGQAERDAEMAATEISQGIKEQEGYKSPVSCTKASSRNDYLHSGLYSSFTLNSLNNCTTKPVKSIKIENPAEKLTEKKSVDQTLSVIKFGTPHSKKPEVALGFTVSPVPSQSAVSHEPLHTLETLLPSRLAASEIPSMPDIITTFTAASPIPSVSPPTVQIPSRSPSPALSSDPELLSDTETESVSQELEQAYSLALQARDPEPGQQYKKERTNQTSRSKKPVGLQLTPTLVFTGSDPSPLGILSPSLPTASLTPALFSQTPILLTPSPLFSSIHFWSTLSPFAPLSPARLQGANTLFQFPSVLNNHGSLTLSNMDGPSTPGPFSPDLQRT; encoded by the exons ATGGACTCTGCTGTCACCCTGTGGCAGTTTCTGCTTCAGCTCCTCAAGGAGCCTCAGAATCGGCACCTGATTTCCTGGACGTCCAACGATGGGGAGTTCAAACTGCTGCGGGCAGAGGAAGTGGCCCGGCTCTGGGGGGTCCGGAAGAACAAACCCAGCATGAATTACGACAAGCTGAGCCGAGCTCTGAGATACTACTATGTAAAG AACATCCTTAAAAAAGTGAACGGACAGAAGTTTGTGTACAAGTTTGTTTCATATCCTGACATTTTGAACATGGAGTCGCTGGGCGCTGGGCAGGCTGAGAGGGACGCTGAGATGGCTGCCACAGAGATCAGCCAGGGTATCAAGGAGCAGGAGGGCTATAAATCTCCAGTGTCCTGCACGAAGGCATCAAGTCGGAATGATTATCTTCATTCGGGCCTGTACTCCTCCTTCACTTTGAATTCCCTAAATAACTGCACCACAAAACCTGTCAAGTCCATCAAGATTGAAAATCCAGCAGAGAAGCTGACAGAGAAGAAAAGTGTGGATCAGACCCTCTCTGTGATAAAATTTGGGACCCCGCATTCCAAGAAGCCAGAGGTAGCTCTGGGTTTCACTGTTTCACCTGTTCCGTCCCAGTCCGCGGTTTCCCATGAACCTCTGCACACCCTGGAAACGCTGCTTCCATCCAGACTGGCTGCTTCAGAAATACCTTCAATGCCAGATATAATCACCACCTTTACTGCCGCTTCTCCCAttccctctgtctcccctcccACAGTGCAGATTCCCTCTCGATCACCTTCTCCAGCGCTGAGCTCTGACCCTGAGCTGCTCAGTGACACTGAGACCGAGTCTGTTTCTCAAGAGCTGGAACAGGCTTACAGCTTGGCTTTGCAGGCCCGGGATCCAGAACCAGGTCAGCAGTACAAGAAAGAAAGGACAAATCAGACATCTAGATCAAAAAAGCCCGTTGGGCTACAGCTGACCCCTACGCTTGTGTTTACTGGCAGCGATCCAAGCCCTCTGGGGATTTTGAGTCCGTCTCTGCCTACTGCATCTCTCACACCTGCACTTTTTTCTCAG ACCCCAATCTTGCTGACCCCAAGCCCCCTGTTCTCCAGTATCCATTTCTGGAGTACGCTCAGCCCTTTTGCTCCACTGAGCCCAGCGAGACTGCAAGGTGCCAACACCCTTTTCCAG